A section of the Lynx canadensis isolate LIC74 chromosome A1, mLynCan4.pri.v2, whole genome shotgun sequence genome encodes:
- the NEUROG1 gene encoding neurogenin-1 has protein sequence MPAPLEKCLSDLDCASSSSSDLSGFLTDEEDCAGLQPASASGTPVPVRRGAPAVPAASNTPRAQDDEQERRRRRGRARVRSEALLHSLRRSRRVKANDRERNRMHNLNAALDALRSVLPSFPDDTKLTKIETLRFAYNYIWALAETLRLADQGLPGSGARERLLPPQCAPCLPGPPSPSSDAESWGSGAAASPCAAAASPLSDPSSPAASEDFAYGPGDPLFSFPGLPKDLLHTSPCFIPYH, from the coding sequence ATGCCGGCCCCTCTGGAGAAATGCCTCTCGGACCTCGACTgcgccagcagcagcagcagcgaccTATCCGGCTTCCTCACCGACGAGGAGGACTGTGCCGGGCTCCAGCCAGCTTCCGCCTCGGGGACGCCCGTGCCAGTGCGCAGGGGCGCTCCCGCGGTTCCTGCAGCGTCCAATACTCCCCGGGCGCAAGACGACGAGCAGGAGCGGCGGCGGCGCAGGGGCCGAGCGCGTGTGCGCTCCGAGGCGCTGCTGCACTCGCTGCGCAGGAGCCGGCGTGTCAAGGCCAATGACCGCGAGCGCAACCGCATGCACAATTTGAACGCCGCTCTGGACGCGCTGCGCAGCGTGCTGCCCTCCTTCCCCGACGACACCAAGCTCACCAAGATCGAGACGCTGCGCTTCGCCTATAACTACATCTGGGCTCTGGCCGAGACTCTGCGCCTGGCCGACCAGGGACTGCCCGGGAGCGGTGCCCGGGAGCGCCTCCTGCCGCCGCAGTGCGCCCCCTGCCTGCCCGGGCCCCCGAGCCCCTCCAGCGACGCCGAGTCCTGGGGCTCGGGTGCAGCCGCCTCTCCCTGCGCCGCCGCGGCCTCGCCACTCTCTGACCCCAGTAGCCCCGCTGCCTCGGAAGACTTCGCCTACGGCCCCGGCGacccccttttctccttccccggGCTGCCCAAAGACTTGCTCCACACTTCGCCCTGTTTCATCCCTTACCACTAG